The Salvelinus sp. IW2-2015 linkage group LG31, ASM291031v2, whole genome shotgun sequence genome window below encodes:
- the hax1 gene encoding HCLS1-associated protein X-1 isoform X1, with amino-acid sequence MTHDDDDDEEEDGLYFDGSQGGGGQQDLFDNQWRFGFSMGPNGVRIQEPEMFGQFFREMEILSQLGRYDGQFGVPSIEAPLSQDRSEKGGGGSSSGNSLRDFMLKGPNDCPCGSTGLPSGPSGEPRVDKNPPSGGPCFPNTPFSKFNDIWRGRLQRGQKQEPKADRDLDSQVSLGGLDQILAPPAGSSTQPKMRSYFXSVTVTKVVKPDGSVEERRTVQDGQGNEETTVTYIGGREGVQDQAGPLLPPGGTHPFSEMHDDLSLFSKFFGGRR; translated from the exons ATGACccatgacgatgatgatgacgaaGAGGAGGATGGACTCTACTTTGATGGTTCMCAGGGTGGTGGTGGCCAGCAGGACCTGTTTGATAATCAGTGGAGGTTTGGGTTCAGCATGGGCCCAAACGGAGTGAGGATCCAGGAGCCTGAGATGTTTGGCCAGTTCTTCAGAGAGATGGAAATCTTATCACAGCTAGGGCGATACGATGGTCAGTTTG GTGTTCCCAGTATTGAGGCGCCCCTTTCCCAGGACAGGTCAGAGAAAGGTGGGGGAGGATCCAGTAGTGGAAACTCCTTGAGGGACTTCATGTTGAAAGGCCCCAATGACTGCCCATGCGGGTCGACTGGGCTACCATCAGGACCATCAGGAGAGCCCAGGGTCGATAAGAACCCTCCATCTGGTGGCCCATGTTTCCCCAACACACCCTTTTCTAAG TTCAATGATATTTGGAGAGGAAGGCTACAAAGGGGTCAAAAGCAGGAGCCAAAAGCAGACAGAG ATCTGGACTCGCAAGTGTCCCTTGGAGGGCTCGATCAGATTCTAGCGCCACCTGCTGGGTCTTCCACTCAGCCAAAGATGCGCTCTTACTTCCAKTCGGTCACTGTCACCAAAGTGGTGAAGCCTGATGGG AGTGTTGAGGAGAGGCGCACAGTCCAAGATGGCCAGGGGAACGAGGAAACCACAGTGACTTATATAGGGGGGCGCGAGGGGGTACAGGATCAAGCCGGACCGCTCTTACCACCAG GTGGCACACACCCCTTTTCGGAAATGCACGATGATCTTTCcttgttttcaaaattctttggAGGCAGGAGGTGA
- the hax1 gene encoding HCLS1-associated protein X-1 isoform X2, whose product MTHDDDDDEEEDGLYFDGSQGGGGQQDLFDNQWRFGFSMGPNGVRIQEPEMFGQFFREMEILSQLGRYDGVPSIEAPLSQDRSEKGGGGSSSGNSLRDFMLKGPNDCPCGSTGLPSGPSGEPRVDKNPPSGGPCFPNTPFSKFNDIWRGRLQRGQKQEPKADRDLDSQVSLGGLDQILAPPAGSSTQPKMRSYFXSVTVTKVVKPDGSVEERRTVQDGQGNEETTVTYIGGREGVQDQAGPLLPPGGTHPFSEMHDDLSLFSKFFGGRR is encoded by the exons ATGACccatgacgatgatgatgacgaaGAGGAGGATGGACTCTACTTTGATGGTTCMCAGGGTGGTGGTGGCCAGCAGGACCTGTTTGATAATCAGTGGAGGTTTGGGTTCAGCATGGGCCCAAACGGAGTGAGGATCCAGGAGCCTGAGATGTTTGGCCAGTTCTTCAGAGAGATGGAAATCTTATCACAGCTAGGGCGATACGATG GTGTTCCCAGTATTGAGGCGCCCCTTTCCCAGGACAGGTCAGAGAAAGGTGGGGGAGGATCCAGTAGTGGAAACTCCTTGAGGGACTTCATGTTGAAAGGCCCCAATGACTGCCCATGCGGGTCGACTGGGCTACCATCAGGACCATCAGGAGAGCCCAGGGTCGATAAGAACCCTCCATCTGGTGGCCCATGTTTCCCCAACACACCCTTTTCTAAG TTCAATGATATTTGGAGAGGAAGGCTACAAAGGGGTCAAAAGCAGGAGCCAAAAGCAGACAGAG ATCTGGACTCGCAAGTGTCCCTTGGAGGGCTCGATCAGATTCTAGCGCCACCTGCTGGGTCTTCCACTCAGCCAAAGATGCGCTCTTACTTCCAKTCGGTCACTGTCACCAAAGTGGTGAAGCCTGATGGG AGTGTTGAGGAGAGGCGCACAGTCCAAGATGGCCAGGGGAACGAGGAAACCACAGTGACTTATATAGGGGGGCGCGAGGGGGTACAGGATCAAGCCGGACCGCTCTTACCACCAG GTGGCACACACCCCTTTTCGGAAATGCACGATGATCTTTCcttgttttcaaaattctttggAGGCAGGAGGTGA